The following are encoded together in the Pseudodesulfovibrio indicus genome:
- a CDS encoding ParA family protein: protein MARKIVIANQKGGVGKTTTAINLAASLAVMEKKVLLVDCDPQGNASSGLGYYPGDKRENVYTVLFDPKKIHKAIYHTGIPFLDILPGTQDLVGAEIELVDKFGREYYVRDLVDQVDNEYDFILIDCPPSLGLLTVNALCAATELLVPLQCEYYALEGIAQLLMTYELVRKRLNPGLDILGVVLTMYDSRNRLSWQVKNEVRKAFPQHLFETIIPRNVRLSEAPSFGKPVIDYDIKSRGAEAYLALAQEVERSSTVHG from the coding sequence GTGGCGAGAAAAATCGTGATTGCGAATCAGAAAGGCGGGGTCGGCAAAACCACGACCGCCATCAATCTGGCGGCGTCCCTGGCCGTAATGGAAAAAAAAGTGCTGCTGGTGGACTGCGATCCCCAGGGCAACGCCTCCAGCGGGTTGGGTTACTACCCCGGCGACAAGCGGGAAAATGTCTACACCGTCCTGTTCGATCCCAAGAAGATTCACAAGGCCATTTACCACACCGGAATCCCCTTCCTGGACATCCTGCCGGGAACACAGGATCTGGTGGGTGCCGAAATCGAACTGGTGGACAAGTTCGGGCGCGAATATTACGTGCGTGATCTGGTCGATCAGGTGGACAATGAATACGATTTCATCCTCATCGACTGCCCCCCTTCCCTGGGGCTTCTGACCGTCAATGCCCTGTGCGCCGCTACGGAACTGCTGGTCCCGTTGCAGTGCGAGTATTACGCATTGGAGGGCATCGCGCAGTTGCTCATGACCTACGAACTGGTGCGCAAGCGGCTCAATCCCGGTCTCGATATCCTGGGCGTGGTCCTGACCATGTACGATTCCAGAAACAGGCTGTCCTGGCAGGTGAAGAATGAGGTGCGCAAGGCCTTTCCGCAGCACCTGTTCGAGACGATCATTCCGCGAAACGTGCGCTTGTCCGAGGCGCCGAGCTTCGGCAAGCCGGTGATCGATTACGATATCAAGTCGAGGGGCGCCGAGGCGTATCTCGCCCTGGCCCAGGAAGTGGAGCGCAGCTCCACGGTGCACGGCTAG
- a CDS encoding ParB/RepB/Spo0J family partition protein gives MALGNRGLGRGLDALLGGVREDEKITSDAAEVLQIPVDSISPNPHQPRREFSEEGLNDLAASIGTRGVLQPILVRPLGGRNFELVAGERRLRASKLAGLTEIPSLVREMTDQESLAIALIENLQREDLNAIEEALGYQRLQQEFGLSQDELGRQVGKSRSAVANALRLLNLPAPVQADIQQGVLSAGHGRAIMAIVDAEPQAELHRRIAENGLTVRQAEAQASFFKQNKRLPGADEIGTPASPSEAKPEPKPLDPRLESLQAQLSDLLGLTVKISGSTEKGKVTVSYTAEDDLRSVAEKLGGEFA, from the coding sequence ATGGCATTAGGTAACAGGGGACTTGGACGAGGGTTGGATGCGCTGCTCGGCGGCGTGCGCGAAGACGAGAAGATCACTTCCGACGCTGCAGAGGTACTCCAGATTCCGGTGGATTCCATCTCCCCCAACCCGCACCAGCCCCGGCGCGAGTTTTCCGAGGAGGGGCTGAACGACCTGGCCGCCTCCATAGGCACGCGCGGCGTGCTCCAGCCGATCCTGGTCCGCCCTCTGGGGGGCCGGAACTTCGAGTTGGTGGCGGGCGAGCGGCGGCTGCGCGCTTCCAAGCTGGCCGGGCTGACCGAAATCCCCTCCCTGGTCAGGGAGATGACCGACCAGGAAAGCCTGGCCATCGCCCTGATCGAGAACCTGCAACGCGAGGACCTGAACGCCATTGAGGAGGCGCTCGGCTACCAGCGGTTGCAGCAGGAGTTCGGCCTGAGCCAGGATGAACTGGGCCGCCAGGTGGGCAAGAGCCGCTCCGCGGTGGCCAATGCCCTGCGGCTGCTCAACCTGCCCGCCCCGGTTCAGGCGGACATCCAGCAGGGCGTCCTGAGCGCGGGGCATGGCCGGGCGATCATGGCGATTGTTGATGCCGAACCGCAGGCCGAGCTGCACCGCCGCATCGCCGAAAACGGGCTCACCGTGCGCCAGGCCGAAGCCCAGGCGTCCTTCTTCAAGCAGAACAAGCGGCTGCCCGGCGCGGACGAAATCGGCACCCCCGCCTCCCCTTCGGAAGCCAAACCGGAGCCCAAGCCCCTGGACCCGCGTCTGGAGTCTCTCCAGGCCCAGCTTTCTGATTTGTTGGGGCTTACGGTCAAGATTTCCGGATCGACAGAAAAGGGCAAGGTGACGGTAAGTTATACTGCTGAAGATGATTTGCGGTCTGTTGCGGAAAAGCTCGGCGGCGAGTTCGCGTAA
- the rfaE1 gene encoding D-glycero-beta-D-manno-heptose-7-phosphate kinase, with protein sequence MSHEMMLAAVESLKGHKVMIIGDLMLDHYLMGEVERISPEAPVPVVRVEKESFLLGGAGNVARNIADLGGLPLLIGTVGRDQNGGVLENLCTQAGLTTRLIHDGDRPTTVKTRIIAHNQQVVRVDQERVAPLSPDGMDRLFELLESTLDDYAVIILSDYGKGFICREFMDRFLPMIKGMPTPPKVLVDPKTVNYDLYQGVDLLTPNTKEAGEGASMVVTGRESVIEAGRAIFKRLNCRNLLITLGPDGMALFEGTDTIRHIPTFARKVFDVTGAGDTVIATTALGLASGMDLLTACTLANYAAGVVVAQVGAATASPADLKETIEELPEPKVTYWKE encoded by the coding sequence ATGTCACATGAAATGATGCTGGCGGCGGTCGAGTCCCTGAAGGGGCACAAGGTCATGATCATCGGTGATCTGATGCTCGATCATTACCTCATGGGCGAGGTGGAGCGCATTTCTCCCGAAGCCCCGGTCCCCGTGGTCCGCGTGGAAAAGGAATCCTTCCTGCTGGGCGGGGCGGGCAACGTGGCCCGGAACATCGCCGATCTCGGCGGCCTGCCGCTGCTCATCGGCACCGTGGGCCGGGACCAGAACGGCGGGGTCCTCGAAAATCTCTGCACCCAGGCAGGGCTGACCACCCGGCTCATCCACGACGGCGACCGTCCGACCACGGTCAAGACCCGGATCATCGCCCACAACCAGCAGGTGGTGCGCGTGGACCAGGAACGGGTCGCCCCCCTCTCCCCGGACGGAATGGACCGCCTCTTCGAGCTGCTCGAATCCACCCTTGACGATTACGCGGTGATCATCCTGTCCGATTACGGCAAGGGGTTCATTTGCAGGGAGTTCATGGACCGGTTCCTGCCCATGATCAAGGGCATGCCCACCCCGCCCAAGGTACTGGTGGACCCCAAGACCGTGAACTACGACCTGTACCAGGGCGTGGACCTGCTGACCCCCAACACCAAGGAGGCCGGCGAGGGCGCGTCCATGGTCGTGACCGGGCGAGAGTCGGTCATCGAGGCTGGCCGGGCCATCTTCAAGCGGCTCAATTGCCGCAACCTGCTCATCACCCTCGGCCCGGACGGCATGGCGCTGTTCGAGGGAACCGACACCATCCGCCATATCCCGACCTTCGCCCGCAAGGTCTTCGACGTCACCGGAGCCGGGGACACGGTGATCGCCACCACCGCCCTGGGGCTGGCCTCGGGCATGGACCTGCTGACCGCCTGCACCCTGGCCAACTACGCGGCCGGCGTGGTCGTGGCCCAGGTGGGCGCGGCCACGGCCTCCCCTGCCGATCTCAAGGAAACCATAGAAGAATTGCCTGAACCAAAGGTGACGTACTGGAAGGAATGA
- a CDS encoding NAD-dependent epimerase: MKILVTGAAGFIGFHLSRRLTAEGHEVVGLDNLNDYYDVNLKKARLKILEESPLFKHVNISLQDDQPMKELFAAEKFSHVVNLAAQAGVRYSIENPKSYIDSNVVGFLNILEGCRHNGVEHLVYASSSSVYGLNTKMPLNPHEGVDHPMSLYAATKKANEMMAHSYSSLYDLPTTGLRFFTVYGPWGRPDMALFLFTKNIIEGKPINVFNYGKMRRDFTYIDDIVEGVVRVLKNTAAPNPNWDGDKPDPCTSSVPFRVYNIGNNSVVELSRYIEVIEEVVGKKAIYNYMPMQAGDVPATEADVSDLQADVGFKPDTTIEVGIRNFIEWYQEYYG; encoded by the coding sequence ATGAAGATACTTGTGACCGGAGCCGCAGGCTTCATCGGATTCCACCTTTCCCGGCGGCTGACCGCCGAGGGCCACGAGGTCGTCGGCCTCGACAACTTGAACGACTACTACGACGTGAACCTCAAGAAGGCGCGGCTCAAGATTCTTGAGGAGTCTCCCCTTTTCAAGCATGTGAACATCTCGCTGCAGGACGATCAGCCCATGAAGGAGCTGTTTGCCGCCGAGAAGTTCAGCCATGTGGTCAACCTGGCCGCCCAGGCGGGCGTGCGCTACTCCATCGAGAACCCCAAATCCTACATCGACTCCAACGTAGTCGGATTTCTCAATATTCTCGAAGGTTGCCGCCACAATGGCGTGGAGCACCTGGTCTATGCCTCCAGTTCCTCGGTGTACGGCCTGAACACCAAGATGCCGCTGAATCCGCACGAGGGCGTTGATCATCCCATGAGCCTGTATGCGGCCACCAAGAAGGCCAACGAAATGATGGCCCACTCCTACTCGAGCCTCTACGACCTGCCCACCACCGGGTTGCGCTTCTTTACGGTCTATGGGCCGTGGGGCCGCCCGGACATGGCGCTGTTCCTGTTCACCAAGAACATCATCGAGGGCAAGCCCATCAACGTCTTCAACTACGGCAAGATGCGCCGTGATTTTACCTACATCGACGACATCGTCGAAGGCGTGGTCCGAGTGCTGAAGAACACCGCCGCCCCGAACCCGAACTGGGACGGCGACAAGCCGGACCCGTGCACCAGCTCGGTGCCCTTCCGGGTCTACAACATCGGCAACAATTCCGTGGTCGAGCTGTCCCGCTACATCGAGGTGATCGAGGAAGTGGTCGGCAAAAAGGCCATCTACAACTACATGCCCATGCAGGCCGGCGATGTTCCCGCCACCGAGGCGGACGTGTCCGACCTCCAGGCAGACGTCGGCTTCAAGCCCGACACCACTATCGAGGTCGGCATCCGCAACTTCATCGAGTGGTACCAGGAATATTACGGCTGA